In one window of Candidatus Dormiibacterota bacterium DNA:
- a CDS encoding 4Fe-4S dicluster domain-containing protein: MPSLPSNPWARAEPRPQRPTVGFLTDSTICIGCKACEVACKQWNRLPADGNDWLGISYDNTGHLGGDTWRHVKFLEQFDASREGGRWLFISDVCKHCEDAGCMNVCPTGAIVRTEFGTVFVQDDICNGCGYCVGACPFGVIARSEVDHGAHKCTLCYDRLQIDEQPACAKACPTGSIAFGRLDELAERGRERVAELRRRGSAGARLWGDSDQLASGLHALFVLSDDPRRHGLPMAARTGRHNLLPSYSGHLAVGVAWAVLSALSLRRGARR; this comes from the coding sequence ATGCCGTCGCTGCCGAGCAACCCCTGGGCGCGCGCCGAGCCGCGGCCGCAGCGCCCCACCGTCGGCTTCCTCACCGACTCGACGATCTGCATCGGCTGCAAGGCCTGCGAGGTGGCCTGCAAGCAGTGGAACCGGCTGCCCGCCGACGGCAACGACTGGCTCGGGATCAGCTACGACAACACCGGTCACCTCGGCGGCGACACCTGGCGGCACGTGAAGTTCCTCGAGCAGTTCGACGCCTCCCGGGAGGGCGGCCGCTGGCTCTTCATCTCCGACGTCTGCAAGCACTGCGAGGATGCCGGCTGCATGAACGTGTGCCCGACCGGCGCCATCGTCCGCACCGAGTTCGGCACCGTGTTCGTCCAGGACGACATCTGCAACGGCTGCGGCTACTGCGTCGGCGCCTGCCCCTTCGGGGTCATCGCCCGGTCGGAGGTCGACCACGGCGCCCACAAGTGCACGCTCTGCTACGACCGCCTCCAGATCGACGAGCAGCCGGCCTGCGCGAAGGCCTGTCCCACCGGTTCGATCGCCTTCGGGCGGCTCGACGAGCTCGCCGAGCGCGGCCGCGAGCGGGTCGCCGAGCTGCGGCGGCGGGGCTCGGCGGGCGCCCGGCTGTGGGGCGACTCCGACCAGCTCGCGTCGGGGCTGCACGCCCTCTTCGTGCTCAGCGACGACCCCCGCAGGCACGGGCTGCCGATGGCCGCGCGCACCGGGCGGCACAACCTGCTGCCCAGCTACTCGGGGCACCTCGCCGTGGGCGTCGCCTGGGCGGTGCTGTCGGCGCTCTCGCTGCGGCGGGGCGCGCGGCGATGA